GTAAAAAATTAAGTGATAATTTCCAAGGCGTAAATAAGATGATGGAGGTTTGGGAGTAATATTGATAATAAAAAAACACTTGATGCGGGAATCGAGTGCGGGTGCTTCGGTACGGGCGGGAGGTGAAAGTCAAAAGTGATAGTCAAAATTTATTCATAAAAAAACCGCTCATCTGTCGGGAGAGCGGCTTCATTTGATTGAGAATGGCTTTATGAGTCGATCAAGACCACACCCTTTGCCTCGAAATGTGCCGTAGTTTCTCCATTCGGTCCAGGTTCATGTTTGAACGTCACTATTCCGTTGCTGTCATATTGCGTAACGTATCCGGTGAAATGGTGTCCGCCGTAGAAATGAATCGTTATTTTTTTTTCGGTCTTTCCCACGAAGGTTTTCAGTGCTGATTGCATAGTGTTTTTGGTTTGAGGTTCGTAACTAACCGATTCGACAATAGCACCATATATTACTGGAGTCAATACGCGGAGGAAAATCAAAAGTGAAAGTCAAAATTTACTCATAAAAAAACCGCTCATCTGTTGAAAGAGCGGCTTCATGGTGGTAGAGAAGCTGGATTATCTTGGGTAAGAAATGGCTGCGACTTCTCCCGCTTCAATTATGGTGACGATTCGAGCATTACTCAATCCCTCGTCGATAGTGACAAGACCGTTGTCTACTTTCTCCACCCTTCCGACGAGTTTGACTCCGGACCGAAGTAGAAGGGTAACGTTGTACGTTTGTCCTTCGTGCTTCTTTATTTCAGTTGTTTGCATTTTTTTGAGTCGACCGTGTTTTGGTTGATGAGACGGGCTATAGTATAGCATAAGAGTTTTATATGGTCAATACTCTGAAAGAAAAGGTGTAACCCGCCCGAACGTGCCGTTTCGGTACGGGCGGGAGTGGAAAGTCAAAAATAAAAGTCAAAAATTACTCATAAAAAAACCGCTCATCTGTCGAGATAGCGGCTGCATGGTGGCTGTTGAACTGCTACCGGGGCACAGAAATAGCTACGACCTCCGGGGCTCAGAAATGGCTACGACCTCCTCTGCATCAACTGTGTTGAGGATTCCACCCAGACTTGGCCCGCTGCAGATGGTGATAGTAGAATTGTCCACTTTGGTTACTTCTCCGTAGAATTTGTGCCCAGACCGAAGAAAAATCGTTACGTTGTAGTTTTTTCCTTCGTGGGCCTTAATATGCGCTATGTTCATTTTTTTTGGTCGACCGTGTTTTGGTTGATGAGACAGGCTATACTATAGCATATGAGGGAGTAATGTCAATGGTTGGTGGTAAAAAAATCAAATCTAGCTATACTTAGTTTTAATCAGCTATTTTACCTAAACGCTAAACGCTTCCGTAACTAAACGCTTCTTATTTATGCGCTTTTTTTCAAAAAAACTCGGGATTGATCTTGGAACGGCGAACACGCTCGTTTTTTTGCCTGGGAAGGGCATTGTCTTGAATGAACCTTCTGTTGTAGCTGTTTCGGAGCTAGACAACAGGATTCTTGCCGTGGGGCTCGAGGCAAAACAAATGATAGGCAAGACTCCTGACAACATTACCGCCTATCGGCCCATGAAAGATGGAGTGATTGCCGATTATCGCGTGACAGAGGCAATGCTCCGCTACTACATTAAAAAGGCGCTCGGTCCCTGGAACATTTGGAAGCCCGAAGTGATGGTTTCGGTTCCTGCGGGGGTCACTTCAACTGAAAGAAGGGCGGTAGTAGAAGCGGCAATTAAAGCCGGGGCGAAAAATGCGTATGTGGTCAAGGAGCCGATTTTGGCGGCAATCGGCGCCGGGATTCCGATTCACGAAGCGAAGGGCAACATGATTGTGGATATCGGCGGAGGAACGACTGACGTCGCGGTTATATCTTTGGGTGGGATAGTTGCTTCCATGTCGGTTAAGTGCGCGGGAAACAGGATTGACTCCGCCATCGCGGACTACGTAAAAAAAACATTCAATCTCGCGATTGGAGATAAAATGGCTGAAGACATTAAAATTCAGATTGGCTCGGCGGTGCCTCTCGAAGAAGAGCTCTCCATGGTAATAAAGGGTCGCGATTTTGTCACAGGGCTACCTCGAACCGCGGAGGTCAAAACGAATGAAATTGTAAAAGCGATTGCGAAGGAGCTTCGCGACATGATAAAAGCCATCAAGGACGTTCTTCAGGAAACTCCGCCCGAGCTTTCCGCGGACATTATTGATTTTGGAATCATCATGACAGGCGGGTCCTCCCAGC
This region of Candidatus Taylorbacteria bacterium genomic DNA includes:
- a CDS encoding rod shape-determining protein, whose translation is MRFFSKKLGIDLGTANTLVFLPGKGIVLNEPSVVAVSELDNRILAVGLEAKQMIGKTPDNITAYRPMKDGVIADYRVTEAMLRYYIKKALGPWNIWKPEVMVSVPAGVTSTERRAVVEAAIKAGAKNAYVVKEPILAAIGAGIPIHEAKGNMIVDIGGGTTDVAVISLGGIVASMSVKCAGNRIDSAIADYVKKTFNLAIGDKMAEDIKIQIGSAVPLEEELSMVIKGRDFVTGLPRTAEVKTNEIVKAIAKELRDMIKAIKDVLQETPPELSADIIDFGIIMTGGSSQLRNMPELVFRRTGVKATLAKDALYCVAKGTGIALEHLETYKKSIIAKR